A single genomic interval of Bradyrhizobium sp. sBnM-33 harbors:
- the urtA gene encoding urea ABC transporter substrate-binding protein, with amino-acid sequence MSDEPNRGLQSPLRRKLLMGAAALPLVSILPRPSFGAGPATATVNTTGLAVTDTEVTVGILHSATGTMAISETGSIQAEKLAIEQINAAGGVLGRKIKFIQEDGASDWPTFAEKAKKLLVNDKVAAIMGCWTSASRKAVLPVVEQYNGMLYYPTFYEGLEQSKNVIYTGQEATQQILAGLNWIAKEKGAKSFFFIGSDYIWPRTSNKIARKHVENVLKGKVVGEEYYALGSTQFNSVINKIKLTKPDVIFTDVVGGSNVAFYKQLKAAGVDLSKQALLTISVTEDEIDGIGGENIAGAYACMKYFQSLDNANNKTFVPAFKKMWGEKTVIGDVTQAGYLGPWLWKLTCEKAGSFDVDKIAAASPGVEFKQAPEGYVRIHENHHLWSKTRVGRAKLDGQFELIFETADLIEPDPFPKGYQ; translated from the coding sequence ATGTCAGACGAACCAAACAGGGGCCTGCAGTCTCCGCTTCGCCGCAAACTGCTGATGGGCGCGGCGGCGCTGCCGCTCGTTTCGATCCTTCCTCGGCCCTCATTCGGGGCAGGTCCCGCAACCGCCACCGTCAACACCACGGGTCTCGCGGTCACCGATACGGAGGTCACCGTCGGCATCCTGCACTCGGCCACCGGCACGATGGCGATCTCGGAGACGGGTTCGATTCAGGCCGAAAAGCTCGCGATCGAGCAGATCAATGCCGCCGGCGGCGTGCTCGGGCGCAAGATCAAGTTCATCCAGGAAGACGGCGCCAGCGACTGGCCGACGTTTGCGGAAAAAGCCAAGAAGCTGCTCGTCAACGACAAGGTCGCGGCGATCATGGGCTGCTGGACTTCAGCCTCGCGCAAGGCGGTGCTGCCGGTGGTCGAGCAGTACAATGGCATGCTGTACTATCCGACCTTCTATGAAGGTCTCGAGCAATCCAAGAACGTCATCTACACCGGCCAGGAAGCGACCCAGCAGATCCTCGCCGGGTTGAACTGGATCGCCAAGGAGAAGGGCGCCAAATCGTTCTTCTTCATCGGTTCGGACTACATCTGGCCGCGCACCTCAAACAAGATCGCGCGCAAGCACGTCGAGAACGTGCTGAAGGGCAAGGTGGTCGGCGAAGAATATTACGCGCTCGGCAGCACCCAGTTCAATTCAGTGATCAACAAGATCAAGCTGACCAAGCCCGATGTCATCTTCACCGACGTGGTCGGCGGCTCCAACGTCGCCTTCTACAAGCAGCTTAAGGCGGCCGGCGTCGACCTGTCGAAACAGGCGCTCTTGACGATTTCGGTGACCGAAGACGAGATCGACGGCATCGGTGGCGAGAACATCGCGGGCGCCTATGCCTGCATGAAGTACTTCCAGTCGCTCGACAATGCCAACAACAAGACGTTCGTTCCCGCCTTCAAGAAGATGTGGGGCGAGAAGACCGTGATCGGCGACGTGACGCAGGCCGGCTATCTCGGCCCGTGGCTGTGGAAGTTAACCTGCGAGAAGGCCGGCAGCTTCGACGTCGACAAGATCGCAGCCGCTTCGCCCGGCGTGGAATTCAAGCAGGCGCCCGAAGGCTACGTGCGCATCCATGAAAACCATCACCTCTGGTCGAAGACCCGCGTCGGGCGCGCCAAGCTCGATGGTCAGTTCGAGCTGATCTTCGAGACCGCCGACCTGATCGAGCCCGATCCGTTCCCGAAGGGCTACCAATAA